The following are encoded together in the Rhizobium sp. SSA_523 genome:
- a CDS encoding ABC transporter substrate-binding protein has product MDSLTISLEKIDFLPPDRVTDDTSVLTLKNLVFEPLLRWDKGFVRPALFSHWSHSPDGRNWQFVIRDGATFHDGKPCIAEDILSFLDGILQAVDTFGMKWSYARYLQHAVIRAGSPQIIDISNPEPLADILDIFSEFYICRLNSPGQPILGTGRYRVDELQAGQRAVLSRANGDSGPARIIATACKSADERYGQLKAGSVDAALNLERMEEAPDFDARFEWGKAVNTLSVMYYLNCQTGLFRSASARLAINHAVDTGRIAAEIYHGLAVPSATIVSPFHLGAAKAALQPIAYDPEAARRLLDGVDISAPVRLRTPTFMPERAPQVSQFVAAALEEIGLKVEVETELDRPEYARQIGRKEMGDMAIFDSSPHSTYRILNDKISSVTKAVWWQGYDDAQTERLIAAANHAVDDGARELAYAKCLTRLHDNPPWLYLVHPIDVFAARPGLDGLAIDHKGTLIIR; this is encoded by the coding sequence GTGGACAGCCTGACCATCAGCCTTGAAAAGATCGATTTTCTGCCACCCGATCGGGTGACGGACGATACCAGCGTCCTGACCCTGAAGAACCTCGTCTTCGAACCGCTCCTGCGGTGGGACAAGGGCTTTGTCCGGCCCGCGCTCTTTTCGCACTGGAGCCATTCGCCGGACGGCCGCAACTGGCAGTTCGTGATCCGGGACGGCGCGACGTTTCATGACGGGAAACCCTGCATTGCCGAGGACATTCTGTCCTTCCTCGACGGTATCCTGCAGGCTGTCGATACATTCGGCATGAAATGGTCCTATGCCCGTTATCTGCAGCACGCTGTCATCCGGGCCGGCTCGCCGCAAATCATCGACATCAGCAATCCGGAGCCGCTTGCCGATATTCTCGACATCTTCTCCGAGTTTTACATCTGCCGCCTGAACTCGCCCGGTCAGCCAATCCTGGGGACCGGTCGCTATCGCGTGGACGAGCTTCAGGCAGGGCAGCGTGCGGTGCTCAGCAGGGCCAATGGCGATAGCGGTCCCGCCCGCATCATCGCAACCGCCTGCAAGAGTGCCGATGAACGCTATGGGCAATTGAAGGCCGGCAGCGTCGACGCCGCGCTCAACCTGGAGCGGATGGAGGAAGCGCCCGATTTTGACGCACGCTTCGAGTGGGGGAAGGCTGTCAACACGCTCTCCGTCATGTATTACCTCAACTGCCAGACGGGCCTCTTCCGTTCGGCTTCGGCGCGCCTGGCGATCAATCACGCCGTCGACACGGGCCGGATTGCCGCCGAAATCTACCATGGTCTGGCAGTGCCCTCCGCCACGATCGTCAGCCCCTTTCACCTCGGAGCCGCCAAGGCTGCGTTGCAACCCATCGCCTATGATCCGGAGGCTGCGCGGCGATTGCTCGATGGCGTCGATATATCGGCGCCGGTGCGGTTGCGCACCCCGACCTTCATGCCGGAACGCGCGCCGCAGGTCAGCCAATTCGTCGCCGCCGCTCTGGAGGAGATCGGCCTGAAGGTCGAGGTGGAGACCGAGCTCGACCGTCCTGAATATGCCCGCCAGATCGGGCGCAAGGAAATGGGCGACATGGCGATCTTCGATTCCTCGCCGCACAGCACCTACCGGATTCTCAACGACAAGATCTCCAGCGTCACGAAGGCCGTCTGGTGGCAGGGCTATGACGATGCGCAAACCGAGAGGCTGATCGCCGCCGCCAATCATGCTGTGGATGACGGCGCGCGCGAGCTGGCCTATGCCAAATGCCTCACCCGTCTGCACGACAATCCGCCCTGGCTCTACCTCGTGCATCCCATCGATGTTTTTGCCGCAAGACCGGGCCTGGATGGCCTGGCCATAGATCACAAGGGCACTCTGATCATTCGTTAA
- a CDS encoding ABC transporter permease: MASFILRRLIALIPVMCIVLVIVFSLVRIIPGDPATTLLGPGATQQQIEALRAQLNLDESVILQFYHYVTGLFVGDFGVSLKTGQPVAQEILQRLPATIELSVLAVLVAIIFGIPIGVLSATRPNSLFDHVTRVVSLIGVSMPAFLLALVLQLIFATYLGWLPVSGRFSPYLPVERVTGFAILDGLLTGNLDGALSAVQHLILPTAVLAAFLAATLGRFVRNTMLDVMGEDFIRTAKAKGLRRRDVVLNHGLRNSLLPAVTIVGLKFAEMLGGAILTETIFAWPGIGRYMFEAIKNRDYPVIQGTTLVFALLFVLTSIIVDVLYGVLDPRVRRKMG; the protein is encoded by the coding sequence GTCTTTTCGCTGGTGCGCATCATTCCGGGCGATCCGGCCACCACGCTTCTCGGGCCGGGCGCCACGCAGCAGCAGATCGAGGCATTGCGCGCCCAGCTCAATCTGGATGAATCCGTCATCCTGCAGTTCTACCACTACGTGACCGGGCTGTTCGTCGGAGATTTCGGCGTCTCGCTGAAGACCGGCCAGCCTGTTGCCCAGGAAATCCTGCAGCGTCTGCCGGCAACCATCGAACTCTCCGTCCTGGCCGTGCTGGTCGCCATCATTTTCGGCATTCCGATCGGCGTGCTGTCGGCCACGCGCCCGAATTCCCTCTTCGATCACGTCACGCGCGTCGTGTCGCTGATCGGCGTCTCCATGCCGGCCTTCCTGCTGGCGCTGGTGCTGCAGCTCATCTTTGCAACCTATCTGGGCTGGCTGCCGGTGTCCGGTCGCTTCAGCCCCTATCTGCCGGTCGAGCGCGTGACGGGCTTTGCCATCCTCGACGGCCTGTTGACCGGCAACCTGGACGGCGCGCTCAGTGCCGTGCAGCATCTGATCCTGCCGACGGCTGTGCTTGCCGCCTTCCTGGCAGCAACGCTTGGCCGTTTCGTGCGCAATACCATGCTGGATGTCATGGGAGAGGACTTCATCCGGACGGCAAAAGCCAAGGGCCTGCGCCGCCGGGACGTCGTTCTCAATCATGGTCTGCGCAATTCGCTGCTGCCGGCGGTGACGATCGTCGGCCTGAAATTTGCCGAGATGCTCGGGGGCGCCATCCTGACCGAAACCATCTTCGCCTGGCCGGGTATCGGCCGCTATATGTTCGAGGCGATCAAGAACCGCGATTATCCGGTCATCCAGGGCACGACGCTGGTCTTCGCGCTGCTGTTCGTCCTGACCTCCATCATCGTCGACGTCCTGTACGGCGTTCTGGATCCACGCGTCCGCAGGAAGATGGGCTGA
- a CDS encoding ABC transporter permease, whose translation MNEMLLFLRRNTLALIGLVILVLLIGLIVIGPWLTSYTPTKLDILHKLAPPSLDHWLGTDAFGRDVLTRIMYGGRATLTIGVGVVAIAFVVGCFFGMLAGFAGGWIDSVIMRIVDAILAFPALVLAIALSAAFGPSLQNAMLAVAITLAPQFARVARSQALSISVKPYVEAAISLGLPGHRILLRYVFVNGLGPLLVQSTLALGSAILQTASLGFLGLGAQPPMPEWGADVSANLQYVRSAAWVALAPGMAILLAVLSFNLIGDSLADWFNPRRRSELD comes from the coding sequence ATGAATGAGATGTTGTTGTTCCTGCGGCGAAACACGCTCGCTCTCATTGGCCTGGTGATCCTCGTTCTCCTGATCGGCCTGATCGTTATCGGGCCATGGCTGACGAGTTACACGCCGACCAAGCTCGATATCCTGCACAAGCTCGCACCACCGAGCCTCGATCACTGGCTGGGAACCGATGCCTTCGGCCGCGATGTGCTGACACGCATCATGTATGGCGGGCGTGCAACGCTGACGATCGGCGTCGGTGTGGTGGCCATCGCCTTCGTCGTCGGCTGCTTCTTCGGCATGCTGGCGGGCTTTGCCGGTGGCTGGATCGACAGCGTCATCATGCGCATCGTGGATGCCATCCTGGCCTTTCCGGCGCTCGTCCTCGCCATTGCGCTGTCTGCCGCCTTCGGGCCCAGCCTGCAGAACGCCATGCTGGCCGTTGCCATTACCCTTGCACCGCAATTTGCCCGCGTGGCGCGCAGCCAGGCGCTCAGTATTTCGGTCAAGCCCTATGTCGAGGCAGCCATTTCGCTCGGACTCCCCGGCCACCGGATCCTCTTGCGGTACGTCTTCGTCAACGGCCTGGGCCCGCTTCTGGTGCAGTCGACGCTGGCGCTCGGCAGCGCCATCCTGCAGACGGCAAGCCTCGGCTTCCTGGGCCTTGGCGCCCAGCCGCCCATGCCGGAATGGGGCGCGGATGTTTCCGCCAATCTGCAGTATGTGCGCAGCGCCGCCTGGGTTGCCCTGGCACCGGGCATGGCCATCCTTCTGGCGGTCCTGTCCTTCAACCTCATCGGCGATTCGCTTGCCGACTGGTTCAACCCGCGCCGCCGCAGCGAGCTCGACTAG